A genomic region of Chloroflexota bacterium contains the following coding sequences:
- the rplM gene encoding 50S ribosomal protein L13, translating into MQKTFSPKGKEITRNWHVIDASGVPLGRLASQVAQLLRGKHKPTFAPHLDSGDHVVVLNATNVVLTGAKIDQKTYYRHSGYPGGFRATSVRSELSKRPERVIERAVRGMVPKTALGKQQLGHLHVYAGNTHPHQGQVAQAATGAEEATS; encoded by the coding sequence ATGCAGAAGACATTCTCGCCGAAGGGGAAGGAGATCACGCGCAACTGGCACGTGATCGACGCCTCCGGCGTGCCGCTCGGGCGGCTGGCGTCCCAGGTCGCGCAGCTGCTGCGGGGCAAGCACAAGCCAACGTTCGCCCCGCACCTGGACAGCGGCGATCATGTGGTCGTCTTGAACGCCACCAACGTCGTGTTGACGGGCGCGAAGATCGATCAGAAGACGTACTACCGCCACTCTGGCTATCCGGGCGGCTTCCGGGCCACCTCGGTGCGTTCGGAGCTGTCGAAGCGGCCGGAGCGTGTCATCGAGCGGGCCGTGCGCGGCATGGTGCCGAAGACGGCGCTCGGGAAGCAGCAGCTGGGGCATCTGCACGTCTACGCGGGCAACACGCATCCGCATCAGGGTCAGGTCGCCCAGGCCGCGACCGGGGCTGAGGAGGCCACATCGTGA
- the rpsI gene encoding 30S ribosomal protein S9, with translation MRDRSAGRNQFTAVGRRKTAIAKVLLQPGAGNVIIDGKPLEERFPRPLHQFHITLPLRLTNTIGAYNVLVKVMGGGDTGQAGAIVHATARALVKADESLKPALRGAGLLTRDPRMKERKKYGLKRARKAPQYTKR, from the coding sequence GTGAGGGATCGGAGCGCCGGTCGGAACCAGTTTACGGCGGTTGGCCGGCGGAAGACGGCCATCGCCAAGGTGCTGCTGCAGCCCGGGGCTGGCAACGTCATCATCGACGGCAAGCCGCTGGAGGAGCGCTTCCCACGCCCGCTGCACCAGTTCCACATCACGCTGCCGCTCCGCCTGACCAACACCATTGGTGCGTACAACGTGCTGGTGAAGGTGATGGGCGGCGGGGACACCGGGCAGGCGGGCGCCATCGTCCATGCGACGGCGCGCGCGCTGGTCAAGGCCGACGAGTCCCTGAAGCCGGCTCTGCGTGGCGCTGGTCTGCTGACCCGCGACCCGCGCATGAAGGAGCGGAAGAAGTACGGCCTCAAGCGGGCCCGCAAGGCGCCGCAGTACACCAAGCGGTAA
- a CDS encoding amidohydrolase family protein — MPATLLTNCNVIPCDGRPPIEGGAVMVEGSTIRAVDRRDALEPLLRDLGDVTTIDLGGRWLMPGLMDMHVHLALALPGPTRLLAKLETDMELFVRAYKNALDALYAGVTYIRSVGGPRNVDFAIKRAVNSGQLVGPRIASSGQAVIITGGHGHSSEGCIEADGADGFRAATRAQLREGADLIKLCITGGIAGEHEQIRDPQATFAEMQAAAEAAHNAGKRITAHAGSPVAISQGIEAGLDCIEHGYFLDDPTIELMVKRGTYLVPTLSVSRCPEYMRERDCPEWMIEKSLRAGEDHLRAFQDALAAGVRIAMGTDMLPTDRYLGTLAVYREIEWMVQGGMSPEQALVSSTLTAAELCDVGDTLGSVTPGKLADLIAMPASPLTDIKNLRGVDTVMKDGVLVRGSA, encoded by the coding sequence ATGCCTGCGACACTGCTGACGAACTGCAACGTCATCCCCTGCGACGGCCGCCCGCCCATCGAGGGCGGCGCGGTGATGGTCGAGGGGAGCACCATCCGCGCCGTGGACCGTCGCGATGCGCTGGAGCCGCTGCTCCGCGACCTCGGGGACGTCACGACTATCGACCTGGGCGGTCGCTGGCTGATGCCAGGCCTGATGGACATGCACGTCCACCTGGCGCTGGCCCTGCCCGGGCCGACCCGCCTGCTGGCGAAGCTCGAAACGGATATGGAGCTGTTCGTTCGGGCGTACAAGAACGCGCTCGACGCGCTCTACGCCGGCGTGACCTACATTCGGAGCGTCGGCGGGCCGCGCAACGTCGATTTCGCGATCAAGCGGGCCGTCAACAGCGGGCAGCTGGTCGGGCCGAGGATCGCCAGCTCCGGGCAGGCCGTCATCATCACCGGCGGGCACGGCCACAGCTCCGAGGGGTGCATCGAGGCGGACGGCGCAGACGGCTTCCGGGCCGCGACACGCGCCCAGCTCCGGGAGGGCGCCGACCTGATCAAGCTGTGCATCACCGGCGGCATCGCCGGGGAGCACGAGCAGATCCGCGATCCGCAGGCCACGTTCGCCGAGATGCAGGCTGCGGCCGAGGCGGCTCACAACGCCGGCAAGCGGATCACGGCGCACGCTGGCTCGCCGGTCGCGATCTCGCAGGGGATCGAGGCCGGGCTGGACTGCATCGAGCACGGCTACTTCCTGGACGACCCGACCATTGAGCTGATGGTGAAGCGCGGCACCTACCTTGTGCCGACCCTCTCGGTGAGCCGCTGCCCGGAGTACATGCGCGAGCGTGACTGCCCCGAGTGGATGATCGAGAAGTCGCTGCGGGCCGGCGAGGACCACCTGCGGGCGTTCCAGGACGCGCTGGCGGCGGGCGTCAGGATCGCGATGGGCACCGACATGTTGCCGACCGACCGGTATCTCGGGACGCTGGCGGTGTACCGCGAGATCGAGTGGATGGTGCAGGGCGGCATGTCGCCCGAGCAGGCGCTCGTCTCGTCCACGCTGACGGCGGCCGAGCTGTGCGACGTGGGCGACACGTTGGGGTCGGTGACGCCCGGCAAGCTCGCGGACCTCATCGCGATGCCGGCCAGCCCGCTGACCGACATCAAGAACCTGCGCGGCGTCGATACCGTGATGAAGGACGGCGTGCTCGTGCGGGGGTCGGCCTAG
- a CDS encoding MFS transporter, with translation MADRQGIASQTTTGAAAVDARRPGIVERVSPVLFYGWIVVVIGFICQIYTSLSIQGLSTYIVPLNRDLGWSATATAAGRSFQQVDTFLGPVNGWLVDKFGPHKLMSVGVVIYVASFVLFSQVTELWHFYVACILMALGNSFVGLLVVSFSLNRWFRRKRSTAIGLAVVGFAASAAIFIPLVVWAQAEYGWREAAFWTAVVMAVLGVPIVLLMRDAPEPFGLLPDGEKPTTGEPARAGQQRGGGLVNFTLRESLRTRTFWLIAVASALAMLVQSAIVVHQFPYFEQVLDRETAALILSVMNIFNIGGRIIGGMLGDRLQINKLMALNMVASSLSLYLLAFGVTLTPFLIYGAVFGFCWGVRAAVSNSILGDYFGRAAFGRIAGLNQTLGSPGSVVSPLLVGIAVDRLGGFEIPFLILATISLCGSALYFVAVRPPTPRAASASTPA, from the coding sequence ATGGCTGATCGACAGGGGATAGCCTCGCAGACGACCACGGGTGCGGCAGCCGTCGACGCCCGCCGCCCCGGCATCGTCGAGCGCGTCTCGCCGGTGCTGTTCTACGGCTGGATCGTCGTCGTTATCGGCTTCATCTGCCAGATCTACACGAGCCTCTCGATTCAGGGCCTGTCCACGTACATCGTGCCGCTGAATCGAGATCTCGGGTGGAGCGCCACGGCGACGGCGGCCGGCCGCTCGTTCCAGCAGGTGGACACGTTTCTCGGTCCCGTGAACGGCTGGCTGGTCGATAAGTTCGGGCCGCACAAGCTGATGAGCGTCGGCGTGGTGATCTATGTCGCGTCGTTCGTGCTGTTCAGCCAGGTCACTGAGTTGTGGCACTTCTACGTCGCCTGCATCCTGATGGCGCTCGGGAACAGCTTCGTGGGGCTGCTGGTGGTGAGCTTCAGCCTCAACCGCTGGTTCAGACGGAAGCGCAGCACGGCCATCGGGCTGGCGGTGGTCGGGTTCGCCGCTTCGGCCGCGATCTTCATTCCGCTGGTGGTCTGGGCGCAGGCAGAGTACGGCTGGCGCGAGGCGGCCTTCTGGACGGCGGTGGTGATGGCCGTCCTGGGCGTGCCCATCGTCCTGCTGATGCGCGACGCTCCCGAGCCGTTCGGCCTGCTGCCGGACGGCGAGAAGCCGACGACCGGCGAGCCCGCGCGCGCGGGTCAACAGCGCGGCGGCGGCCTCGTCAACTTCACGCTGCGTGAGTCGCTGCGGACGCGGACCTTCTGGCTGATCGCCGTGGCCTCGGCGCTGGCGATGCTGGTGCAGTCGGCCATCGTCGTGCACCAGTTCCCGTACTTCGAGCAGGTGCTGGACCGTGAGACCGCCGCGCTGATCCTCTCGGTGATGAACATCTTCAACATCGGGGGACGCATCATCGGCGGGATGCTCGGCGACCGGCTCCAGATCAACAAGCTGATGGCGCTGAACATGGTGGCGTCGTCGCTGTCGCTGTACCTGCTGGCGTTCGGCGTGACGCTGACGCCGTTCCTGATCTACGGCGCCGTGTTCGGCTTCTGCTGGGGCGTCAGGGCGGCGGTCAGCAACTCGATCCTGGGGGACTACTTCGGGCGGGCGGCGTTCGGGCGCATCGCCGGGCTGAACCAGACGCTCGGGTCGCCGGGGTCGGTCGTGTCGCCGTTGCTGGTCGGCATCGCGGTGGACCGGCTCGGCGGCTTCGAGATCCCGTTCCTGATCCTGGCGACGATCTCCCTGTGCGGCTCGGCGCTGTACTTCGTGGCGGTCCGGCCGCCAACGCCGAGGGCGGCGTCGGCCAGCACGCCGGCGTGA